One part of the Blastocatellia bacterium genome encodes these proteins:
- a CDS encoding response regulator, giving the protein MILEIYQYKVLTSNDGTDAIATYAINKDRISLVVMDLMMPNLDGLATIKALRKINSAIKLMAVTGLITSDLADEVRKQNVPLIAKPFTAQKLLKYL; this is encoded by the coding sequence ATGATATTAGAAATTTATCAATATAAAGTATTAACATCAAATGACGGTACAGATGCTATTGCTACTTATGCAATCAATAAAGATAGAATATCTTTGGTAGTAATGGATCTAATGATGCCTAATCTGGATGGACTTGCTACTATTAAAGCTTTAAGAAAAATTAACTCAGCAATAAAACTTATGGCAGTCACAGGTTTGATAACTTCTGATTTAGCTGATGAAGTTAGAAAACAAAATGTTCCTTTAATAGCAAAACCATTTACAGCACAAAAGCTACTAAAATATTTATAA